The Pirellulales bacterium nucleotide sequence TGAATGCACGCTATCGATTGCCCGAGCCGCTTAGTGTTTCTGGCAAGCAAGGTGGCTTTGAAAGAGACATGGCCGGCCTGCTTCAATCCACGCCCGCTTTAGCGCCGGCAATCAGGCTAATGAACTCGCGGTTGGTTTTGAACTTGGCCAACTTTGTCGTGAGCTGCTCCATGGCATCGACATGATGCATGTTGGCCAACGTGCGCCGCAACATGGTCACCGCATGCAAAGTTTCCGCATCGAGCAGCTTTTCCTCTCGGCGCGTGCCCGATTGAGAAATATCTAGGGCCGGCCACACGCGGCGGTCGGCCAGCTTGCGGTCGAGCACCAATTCCATGTTGCCGGTGCCTTTGAATTCCTGAAAGATGGCTTCGTCCATGCGACTGCCGGTATCGATCAGTGCGGTAGCTGCAATGGTGAGCGAGCCGCCCTCTTCAAACAGCCGTGCGGTCGCAAACAGCTTTTTGGGAATGTCAAGAGCTCGAATATCCAATCCGCCCGTGGCAGTTCGGTCGCCGCGGGTAACTTTGTTGAACGCCCGAGCCATGCGGGTGATGGAATCCATGAGCAGAAACACGTCTTTGCCCATTTCGGCCAGCCGCTTGCACCGCTCCACCGCGATTTGTGCCAAGCGAACGTGACTTTCCACATCGCGATCGAGACTGCTGGCAATCACATCGCCCCGGACGCTGCGGCGCATGTCGGTCACTTCTTCGGGCCGCTCGTCAATCAGCAGCATCACCAAATGCATATCGGGATAGTTTTGCGAAATGGCCTGGCTGATTTGCTGCAGCAGAATGGTTTTACCGGTCCGCGGCGGAGCGACAATCAGGGCCCGCTGGCCCTTGCCAATGGGCGTCAGCAAATCCATGACCCGCGTGGTGATGGGTTGTTGGCCGGTTTCCAATTGCAACCAACTTTCCGGATTGATGGGCGTCAATTGGTCAAAGTCTTTAACATTGGGATAGTCTTCCGGCTTCAGTCCGTCGACATCCAAAACTTCTTTCAGCCGCGGACCCTGCTGGCGGCGGCTGTGTTGCACCATGCCATTCACCAGCACTCCTTCGCGGAGGCGAAATTTTTCGATCATTGTGCCTGGCACAAACGGATCGGTCCGTTCCCGCGACAGGTTATTGGCGATGCTGCGCAAAAAGCCGTAACCATTGGGATGCAGTTCCAACACGCCGGAGCCAGGTTCCGGAGGAGTGGTATCGGAGCCTTCGGGGAATTCGACTTCAGGCATTGGAGCGCGAGGACCTGGATCGTTGCCGTAGCGGCGGAAACCGCCCGCATAGCCCCCCGAGCGCCCATTCATATGGCCACCACGACCACCACCGCCACTGCCGTAGAAACCTCGGCCACGGCCACGACCACCCTTGTTACGCTTCTTTCCCATAGCTCACCTGAAAGGAGACCTCACGAATCGCCGCTCCCGGCGCAGGAGTTGGAGTTTCCAACACACAAAGACTGTGGATACTCGGCTTCATCAGCCAAAATCCGCCACGACAGACGATTCATCCTCAATCTGTCGTGGGACTAAAGACAACAAAATTGCAGATAACGTAAAACGGTTTACGGCCTGGACAGTGCGCTTCGCAGAATCGCCCTGCGCTTCGCAGAATCGCGCTGCCTAGCCGTGCATCAAGAGCATTTTGCTCAGGGCCTAGTGCATGCCCAACACAATGTGCCCAACTCAGTACGAACCCTCGGATAACCGCTCTGCAGGCCTCCGGCCAAAAACTGGCCAAAAACAGTTCGCTGTGGGTGAGCGCCCTTCCCACGAAGGTTTATGCTAGCACTCAACGTGACAGCGGCAAAGCAGCGGACAGATCGAAGAAGCTTGTATTTCCCGCGCCGAATGCCTGGTCACGGGAAGCGGCCGCGAGAATCATCTTTACGGCCGGCTGCGCCTATGCAAATAGGCAGATACTCTAACTGCGCTCAATCATATTCATTGTTCGGCCTATGTCAAGCGGTGGATCAAGCCAGTGTGGAGAATTTAGATAATTTTGCCTCAGCCTTGTCGGACTAGCTTGTTTTACCATTTTTTGCCCATTTTCAGCGGAAAATCGGCAATCTCCTCCCCGCCGGCAATTTTCATATAACCGTGGCTGATCTCGCATCCGATAACCAGACAGGGGCACGCTATCGCTACGTTCGAGTGCCTAAGAGTCTGGTCGTTAATATAAGCGAGTTTTGTTTCAGGGGGGAATTCAATCATGCTCCGTGAGCGTGGAAGGCATTTCGCCGCGCTGGCAACTGTGATTCTGGGCTGGCTGACTTGGTCCGGTATGGCGCATGGCGCTGCATCGAGTAGTTTGCTCTGGCAAACGAATTTGGAACAAGCCAAGCAAATTGCCGCTCAGACCAATCGCTTAGTGTTGGTGCATTTTTGGTCACCGTCATGCATTGCGTGCAAGCAACTGGAAAAGAACGTTTTTGCGCTGCCGCAAGTGCAAAAGGATATTCAGGCCCGCTTTGTACCGGTGAAGGTGAACGCTGACGATTGGCCCACCACTACCAAGCAATACGGGATAACTTGCTTGCCAACCGACCTGATCATCATGCCCAGTGGGCAAATCGTCGGCCGCATGGTCAGCCCGCCAACTCCCGAAGCATATTTGCAACAATTGGCCGTCGCAGCCAGCGGTGCAGGCTCGGTCGCCGCCACGCCAGCCGCGGCATACGCTGCCACGGCTCCCAGCGCCGCGACCACTGCTACCTCAATGGGTACTTCTGCGCCAGCGGCAACCGGTTGGACGGCGACCGCTTCCAGTGTCCCATCCCCTTATGCAGCAGCTTCACCTACGCCAACTGGGGCCATGACAGCGAACAATCCCGCGAATGTGGCGCCGAACGTCGCTTGGGGCGCTCCGCCTGCGAATGCATCGAGTACAGCCGCACCAGCCGTGCCCGCTTATTCCGACAGCCGATACGCCGAGTATTACCAGCGGTTTTCGGCGGCTTCTTCGGGAACTAACGCCGCCATTTCCTCGCCCAATAGTCCTCCGGCAGCGGCGACAACGCCGGTATCCACACCAGCGGCTGTCGCGCAACCGGCATATGCATCTCCAGCGTACGCTCAACCGGCCTATGCACCACCGGCCTATGCACCACCGGCGTATGCGCCGCCGACATACTCGCCGCCGGCATCGCAACCCGGCTTCGCCGCCGGTGCTGCGGCAGCGCCCAACCCTGCGGCGCCTCCCCTGGCTTTGGACGGCTACTGTCCCATCACGCTGGTGGAACAACAGCG carries:
- the rho gene encoding transcription termination factor Rho — its product is MPEVEFPEGSDTTPPEPGSGVLELHPNGYGFLRSIANNLSRERTDPFVPGTMIEKFRLREGVLVNGMVQHSRRQQGPRLKEVLDVDGLKPEDYPNVKDFDQLTPINPESWLQLETGQQPITTRVMDLLTPIGKGQRALIVAPPRTGKTILLQQISQAISQNYPDMHLVMLLIDERPEEVTDMRRSVRGDVIASSLDRDVESHVRLAQIAVERCKRLAEMGKDVFLLMDSITRMARAFNKVTRGDRTATGGLDIRALDIPKKLFATARLFEEGGSLTIAATALIDTGSRMDEAIFQEFKGTGNMELVLDRKLADRRVWPALDISQSGTRREEKLLDAETLHAVTMLRRTLANMHHVDAMEQLTTKLAKFKTNREFISLIAGAKAGVD
- a CDS encoding thioredoxin domain-containing protein, translating into MLRERGRHFAALATVILGWLTWSGMAHGAASSSLLWQTNLEQAKQIAAQTNRLVLVHFWSPSCIACKQLEKNVFALPQVQKDIQARFVPVKVNADDWPTTTKQYGITCLPTDLIIMPSGQIVGRMVSPPTPEAYLQQLAVAASGAGSVAATPAAAYAATAPSAATTATSMGTSAPAATGWTATASSVPSPYAAASPTPTGAMTANNPANVAPNVAWGAPPANASSTAAPAVPAYSDSRYAEYYQRFSAASSGTNAAISSPNSPPAAATTPVSTPAAVAQPAYASPAYAQPAYAPPAYAPPAYAPPTYSPPASQPGFAAGAAAAPNPAAPPLALDGYCPITLVEQQRWQVGDRRWGVIHRGRTYLFAGPEEQRKFLADPDRYSPAISGQDVVMAMDYGQEVSGKRALGVEYQHRIYLFSSDASRQMFSQNPNRYAAEVLQAENPNLTTTLR